A genome region from Pirellulales bacterium includes the following:
- a CDS encoding lipid-binding SYLF domain-containing protein, whose protein sequence is MSRPLLRRALLATIFCCAFPAIVQAQASERQIVIEARHVLQEIMAIPVQGIPRALLADAQGLVVVPGMIRGGFIVGVKHGRGIAVARNSDGTWTNPVFVRITGGNIGFQAGLQATDLVLVFRNQTRVEELMRGRFTIGASASAAAGPVGRDMSAATDAQLRSEILSYSRSRGLFAGVAIDGAVMQPDPNATAIFYGQTPTHPQGHVPAVATQFVSLLTAHSTGNVNTVVPVPHTDHELVCRELLAAHERLAEILDPAWQQHLALPANVTSPTPEAQASLRATLARYNQVASDPQFRALAERQEFQETLTMLNRHARLQEAAAANVLPLPPPPQ, encoded by the coding sequence ATGTCACGACCTTTGCTCCGCCGGGCGCTGCTGGCCACGATCTTCTGCTGTGCCTTTCCGGCCATCGTGCAGGCTCAGGCCTCGGAGCGGCAAATCGTGATCGAGGCCCGGCACGTGCTGCAGGAGATCATGGCGATCCCCGTGCAAGGCATTCCACGGGCGCTCCTGGCCGATGCTCAAGGTTTGGTGGTCGTGCCGGGTATGATCCGCGGCGGCTTCATCGTGGGGGTCAAACATGGCCGCGGCATCGCGGTGGCGCGGAACAGCGATGGCACCTGGACGAATCCGGTCTTTGTGCGCATCACGGGAGGGAACATTGGATTTCAGGCTGGCCTGCAGGCCACCGATCTGGTGCTTGTGTTTCGCAACCAGACGCGGGTCGAGGAGTTGATGCGCGGGCGGTTCACCATTGGCGCCAGCGCGAGCGCTGCCGCGGGCCCCGTCGGTAGAGACATGTCGGCGGCGACCGATGCGCAACTTCGATCGGAGATCCTGTCGTACTCGCGGAGCCGGGGATTGTTCGCCGGCGTCGCGATCGACGGCGCCGTGATGCAGCCCGATCCGAACGCCACGGCGATCTTTTACGGTCAGACGCCCACGCATCCGCAAGGTCACGTGCCCGCCGTGGCCACTCAGTTCGTGTCGCTGCTGACGGCGCATTCGACGGGCAACGTCAACACCGTAGTTCCGGTGCCGCATACCGATCACGAATTGGTCTGCCGTGAATTACTGGCGGCGCACGAGCGTCTGGCTGAAATCCTCGATCCGGCGTGGCAGCAGCATCTGGCGTTGCCGGCGAATGTCACCTCGCCGACGCCCGAGGCGCAGGCGAGTCTTCGCGCGACGCTGGCGCGATACAATCAGGTTGCCAGCGATCCTCAATTTCGCGCGCTGGCCGAACGGCAGGAGTTTCAGGAGACGCTGACGATGCTCAATCGGCACGCGCGTCTCCAGGAAGCGGCGGCCGCCAACGTGCTGCCGCTGCCACCTCCGCCGCAATAG
- the metG gene encoding methionine--tRNA ligase subunit beta has product MDPKPLVSYDDFAKLDLRVAKVLAAREHPNANKLLLLQLQVGEVEKQIVAGIRGHYEPENLVGRQIVIVNNLEPAVIRGEESNGMLLAASDAGGVVLLRPDRDCEPGSGIK; this is encoded by the coding sequence ATGGATCCCAAGCCGCTCGTATCGTACGACGATTTCGCCAAGCTCGACCTGCGCGTCGCCAAGGTATTGGCTGCCCGCGAGCATCCCAACGCCAATAAGTTGTTGCTGCTGCAACTGCAGGTGGGCGAGGTGGAAAAGCAGATCGTGGCTGGCATCCGTGGGCACTACGAGCCCGAGAACCTGGTGGGCCGCCAGATTGTGATCGTCAACAATCTCGAGCCCGCCGTGATCCGGGGCGAAGAGTCGAACGGAATGCTCCTGGCCGCCAGCGATGCGGGGGGGGTGGTCTTGCTTCGACCCGACCGCGACTGCGAACCGGGATCCGGCATCAAGTAG
- a CDS encoding tetratricopeptide repeat protein, with product MTQTLSRQMLAALALMLVGLGSVAKAAEDSPRSEARQLELAGKYAEAIDAFEVASSTDALASGLGIARCRIAIGERELAERDLETLTEAHVDAAEPRAELALSAYERGDYEAAKRWSAAARKLDDNSVAARWVDAELLRTSGQLEEAATAYRWFFDYYNQQDIAAADDLRLIGRAVAEHVRWNRLTRQFDTLVNDFYPAILVAEPGYWPAHYETGLLFLEKYNDAEAAKSFRAALKLNPSSAEVHAALARMALASFDMENARLATARAIELNPKLVEGYQVRADLLMANFDFDEAIKTLERVRELNPRSEETLGRLAACYILLDGLADNLAETRAGQLIAEVEQHNARAGIFYYTLATALGERMKFPSAERFYRAAIEQMPQLLYARSALGLMYMRMGREAEARELLEASFAEDPYHVRAKNMLEVLDVLEGFETIETEHFVVKFDPQHDRVLARYIAKHLEAAYPKLCQTLGYEPAEKSLFEIFNNARKSTGHQWFSARMVGLPYVGTVGACAGQMVALTAPTSLKSPFNWARVVEHEFVHVVNLQQTHFNIPHWYTEALAVLNEGYPRQQEWNEMLSERVPKGETFNLDTINLGFIRPKSGVDWQMAYCQAELYAEYMVATYGDDALAKMLAAYADNLDTRRALERSFGVRQEDFEAGYADYVKKIVDALPSTARTKEQSLAELQKAHDADPQDAHSAARLARAHLDRESYPDARRLARAALAIDPHEQTAALVVARLHLLVGDTDEALAALEGAIDSESPEEETLALLAGELLKARRHADATRWYRLAAERDAANPRWQKGLARVYLATGDDQSLAQVLERLSLLEADNASYRKKLAQLALADKNYPAAADWALKAIHVNVLDVDAHRMLAEALVAQKKHGAAVEEYEVAVELSPEEPGLRMALADACVEDGQKDKARSTLEVLIEMKPDYPGAATLLESLQP from the coding sequence ATGACACAGACACTTTCGAGGCAGATGCTCGCGGCACTTGCGCTGATGCTCGTCGGTCTCGGGAGCGTTGCCAAAGCGGCGGAAGATTCGCCACGGTCCGAAGCCCGGCAGCTCGAACTGGCCGGCAAGTATGCCGAAGCGATCGACGCCTTCGAGGTGGCGAGCAGCACCGACGCGCTGGCCTCGGGACTGGGGATTGCCCGTTGCCGCATCGCCATCGGCGAACGTGAATTGGCCGAGCGGGACCTCGAGACGCTGACCGAGGCGCACGTTGACGCAGCCGAGCCACGTGCGGAGCTGGCGCTTTCGGCATACGAACGCGGCGATTATGAAGCGGCAAAACGCTGGTCGGCCGCCGCGCGCAAGCTGGACGACAACTCCGTCGCTGCCCGCTGGGTCGATGCGGAGTTGTTACGCACTTCTGGCCAACTCGAGGAAGCCGCCACGGCGTATCGGTGGTTCTTCGACTACTACAACCAGCAAGACATCGCCGCGGCCGATGACTTGCGGCTCATCGGCCGCGCCGTCGCCGAGCATGTGCGCTGGAATCGCTTGACCAGGCAATTCGATACGCTGGTCAACGACTTCTATCCCGCCATTCTCGTCGCCGAGCCCGGATACTGGCCCGCGCATTACGAGACGGGGCTGCTGTTCCTCGAAAAGTACAACGATGCCGAAGCGGCGAAGTCGTTTCGAGCGGCGTTGAAGCTGAATCCGAGCTCGGCCGAAGTACATGCGGCGCTGGCACGGATGGCGCTGGCGAGTTTCGATATGGAAAACGCGCGGCTGGCCACGGCTCGCGCCATCGAGCTGAACCCAAAGCTGGTCGAGGGATACCAGGTCCGTGCCGACTTGTTGATGGCGAATTTCGATTTCGATGAAGCGATCAAGACGCTGGAACGGGTGCGGGAATTGAACCCACGTTCGGAAGAGACGTTGGGGCGGCTGGCCGCCTGCTACATCCTGCTCGATGGCCTGGCGGACAATCTTGCAGAGACTCGCGCCGGCCAGTTGATCGCCGAAGTGGAACAGCACAATGCCCGAGCGGGAATCTTTTATTACACGTTGGCCACGGCCCTGGGCGAACGGATGAAATTTCCCTCGGCCGAACGCTTCTATCGCGCGGCGATCGAGCAGATGCCACAGTTGCTGTACGCGCGCTCGGCCCTGGGACTCATGTACATGCGCATGGGGCGTGAGGCGGAAGCGCGCGAGTTGCTCGAAGCCTCGTTCGCCGAAGATCCCTACCACGTCCGCGCGAAGAACATGCTGGAAGTGCTCGATGTCCTGGAAGGCTTCGAGACGATCGAGACCGAGCATTTCGTCGTGAAGTTCGACCCTCAGCACGACCGCGTGCTGGCCCGCTACATCGCGAAGCACCTCGAAGCGGCCTATCCGAAGCTCTGTCAGACGCTGGGCTACGAACCCGCGGAAAAGTCGTTGTTCGAGATCTTCAACAATGCCCGCAAGAGCACCGGCCACCAGTGGTTCAGTGCCCGCATGGTGGGCTTGCCGTACGTGGGTACGGTCGGCGCGTGCGCCGGGCAGATGGTGGCCCTCACGGCGCCCACGTCCCTCAAGTCCCCCTTCAACTGGGCGCGCGTGGTCGAACACGAGTTCGTCCACGTGGTGAATTTGCAGCAGACGCATTTCAACATTCCGCACTGGTACACCGAGGCGCTGGCCGTGCTGAACGAGGGTTATCCTCGCCAGCAGGAGTGGAACGAGATGCTCAGCGAGCGAGTGCCCAAGGGCGAAACGTTCAACCTCGATACGATCAATCTCGGATTCATCCGTCCCAAGTCGGGGGTCGACTGGCAGATGGCCTATTGCCAGGCCGAGCTCTACGCCGAATACATGGTCGCCACCTATGGCGACGATGCGCTGGCCAAGATGTTGGCCGCGTATGCCGATAATCTCGACACACGCCGGGCGCTCGAGCGTTCGTTCGGCGTGCGGCAGGAGGATTTCGAGGCGGGCTACGCGGACTACGTGAAAAAGATCGTCGACGCGCTGCCGTCCACCGCTCGGACCAAAGAACAATCGTTGGCTGAACTGCAAAAGGCGCACGATGCCGACCCGCAAGACGCGCACTCGGCGGCCCGGTTGGCCCGGGCGCATCTCGATCGGGAGAGCTATCCCGACGCTCGGCGACTGGCGCGTGCGGCCCTGGCGATCGATCCTCACGAGCAGACGGCGGCGCTGGTCGTGGCGAGGCTGCACCTGCTGGTAGGCGACACCGACGAGGCTCTGGCGGCGCTCGAGGGGGCGATCGACTCGGAGTCTCCCGAGGAAGAAACGCTGGCCTTGCTGGCCGGCGAGCTGCTCAAGGCAAGGCGTCACGCCGATGCGACCCGCTGGTACCGGCTGGCGGCCGAACGGGACGCGGCGAATCCCCGCTGGCAAAAGGGACTGGCCCGGGTTTATCTTGCGACGGGAGACGATCAATCGCTGGCGCAGGTGCTCGAGCGACTATCGCTGCTCGAGGCGGATAACGCCTCGTACCGCAAGAAGCTGGCTCAACTCGCCCTGGCAGATAAGAATTACCCGGCCGCCGCCGATTGGGCCTTGAAGGCGATACATGTCAACGTGCTGGACGTGGATGCCCATCGCATGCTGGCCGAGGCTCTGGTCGCCCAGAAAAAACATGGGGCCGCTGTCGAGGAGTACGAGGTCGCGGTCGAACTCTCGCCCGAAGAACCGGGCTTGCGCATGGCGCTGGCGGACGCCTGCGTCGAGGACGGTCAGAAAGACAAGGCGAGAAGTACTCTCGAAGTGCTGATTGAGATGAAGCCCGACTACCCGGGCGCGGCGACGTTACTAGAGAGTTTGCAACCATGA
- a CDS encoding nucleotide pyrophosphohydrolase, with the protein MTSETKSAPQISIADFQGLIREMYLEKDLARGVDGTFMWLMEEVGELAGCLRNGTHEERLGEFADVLAWLATIANVVGVDLNEAVQRKYGSGCPGCGAFVCTCANAEKP; encoded by the coding sequence ATGACGAGCGAGACGAAGAGTGCGCCGCAGATATCGATCGCCGATTTTCAGGGTCTGATCCGCGAGATGTACCTCGAAAAGGATTTGGCTCGCGGAGTCGACGGCACGTTTATGTGGCTGATGGAAGAGGTGGGAGAGTTGGCGGGCTGCCTGCGTAACGGCACGCACGAAGAGCGGCTGGGCGAATTCGCCGACGTGCTGGCCTGGCTCGCCACGATCGCCAATGTCGTCGGCGTCGATTTGAATGAGGCCGTCCAACGCAAATACGGCTCGGGCTGTCCCGGTTGTGGCGCGTTCGTTTGCACTTGCGCCAATGCGGAGAAGCCGTGA
- a CDS encoding ABC transporter ATP-binding protein: MIETRDLTKTYGDLYAIKNLQLKLDKGDVFGFIGPNGAGKTTTMRILATLLNPTWGEAYVCGFSIYTKPKEIRRLIGYMPDFFGVYDDMKVIEYLEFFAAAYRIKGAARRKICDEVLELVDLTYKRDAYVTSLSRGMTQRLGLARVLLHDPQVLLLDEPASGLDPRARIEIRGLLKELRHMGKTIMISSHILPELADICNKVGIIERGELIINSDVADVMKQVRRQVVLNVAVAGDLAAAAKLLEGHASVEKVDLQEKMIVATLADGVTDYSELPTLLIQAGHKLTLFKEDELNLETAFMALTKGITA; encoded by the coding sequence GTGATCGAAACTCGCGACCTGACGAAAACCTACGGCGATCTGTACGCCATCAAGAATCTGCAGTTGAAGCTCGACAAGGGAGATGTCTTCGGCTTCATCGGCCCCAACGGCGCCGGCAAGACGACGACGATGCGCATCCTGGCCACGCTCTTGAACCCGACCTGGGGCGAGGCGTACGTCTGCGGCTTCTCGATCTACACGAAGCCGAAGGAGATCCGCCGCCTGATCGGCTACATGCCCGACTTCTTCGGCGTGTACGACGACATGAAGGTGATCGAATATCTCGAGTTCTTCGCGGCGGCCTATCGCATCAAGGGGGCGGCGCGGCGCAAGATCTGCGACGAGGTGCTCGAACTGGTCGACTTGACCTACAAGCGCGATGCCTACGTGACGAGCCTCTCGCGTGGGATGACGCAACGGTTGGGCCTGGCCCGCGTGCTGCTGCACGATCCGCAGGTGCTCTTGCTCGACGAGCCGGCGAGCGGGCTCGACCCGCGCGCACGCATCGAGATCCGCGGGCTGCTCAAAGAGCTGCGTCACATGGGGAAGACCATCATGATCAGCAGCCACATCCTGCCCGAGCTGGCCGACATCTGTAACAAGGTGGGGATCATCGAGCGTGGCGAGCTGATCATCAACTCGGACGTGGCCGACGTGATGAAGCAGGTTCGCCGCCAGGTGGTGCTCAACGTGGCCGTGGCGGGGGATCTGGCGGCTGCCGCCAAGCTGCTCGAGGGGCACGCCTCGGTCGAGAAAGTCGACCTGCAAGAAAAGATGATCGTGGCCACGCTGGCCGACGGCGTGACCGATTACAGCGAGCTGCCCACGCTGCTGATCCAGGCCGGGCATAAGCTCACGCTCTTCAAAGAAGACGAGTTGAACCTGGAAACGGCCTTCATGGCACTGACCAAGGGCATCACGGCCTGA
- a CDS encoding heavy metal-responsive transcriptional regulator gives MKPMKIGEIARLSGTSVETIRYYEREGLLLEPERRPSGYRQYDETTVERLKYIRQAKDLGFTLAEIRELLELSSAHSSCNHIRQRAEAKMADIESKVRHLQQMKRSLGRIVKRCRANEPSVDCPLLHKTKGRSAT, from the coding sequence ATGAAACCCATGAAAATCGGCGAGATCGCCAGGCTCTCGGGCACAAGCGTCGAGACGATTCGCTATTACGAACGGGAAGGCCTGCTGCTCGAGCCGGAACGTCGCCCCTCGGGTTACCGACAATACGACGAGACCACGGTCGAGCGGCTGAAGTATATCCGGCAGGCGAAGGATCTCGGTTTCACGCTGGCCGAGATTCGCGAACTGCTGGAACTCTCGTCCGCGCATTCGAGCTGCAATCATATCCGGCAGCGCGCCGAGGCGAAGATGGCGGACATCGAAAGCAAGGTGCGTCATCTGCAGCAAATGAAACGTTCGCTCGGCAGGATCGTGAAGCGTTGCCGAGCGAACGAACCAAGCGTCGATTGCCCCCTGTTGCACAAGACCAAGGGACGATCGGCGACGTAG
- a CDS encoding nitric-oxide reductase large subunit — MRRLWIAFTLVMGLSFLVLGWIGTRIYQEMPPLPAKVLSSDGQVVIDTGEIQAGQNVWQTLGGMEVGSIWGHGSYVAPDWTADWLHREAVFVLDRWGTMEFGADYAQLGEEQQAQLQGRLTEEIRTNTYDPATNAITISPLRAEAFQSNLEHYSDVFANGRSEYAIPQGAVTDPARLQKLAAYFFWTAWAATTNRPESSISYTHNWPHEPLVGNRPTGETVVWTGVSIIMLLAGISAMVWWHAARNREEEAMPLPDADPLGEWVATPSQRATIKYFWVVAALILVQMLLGVITAHYGVEGDGLYGIPLSKWLPYSVTRTWHVQAGLFWIATAWLAAGLFIGPLVSEFEPKGQRFGVNLLFLALLVVVVGSLTGQWLSVQNHLSDRVSFYLGHQGYEYVDLGRAWQIALFVGLLLWLVLMVRVLLPALRRPGEQKQLVTLLAVASAAIALFYGAGLTWGQHSHLSIVEYWRWWVVHLWVEGFFEVFATTVIAFFFMRLGLIRPGIAAAAALLSATIFLSGGIIGTCHHLYFSGTPTVALAWGAVFSALEVVPLTLVGFEAMEDLRRSRLTPWVQQYKWPIYFFISVAFWNMIGAGLFGFMINPPFALYYMQGLNTTPVHGHAALFGVYGMLGIGLMLVCLRALLPGREWRDGLLKFAFWALNGGLMAMCVLSLLPVGLLQTWASVEHGYWYARSAEFMQTPVMQNLRWMRVLGDTVFFLGAVALVCFVAGLKSGHSFRKANA, encoded by the coding sequence ATGCGACGACTCTGGATCGCGTTTACCCTCGTCATGGGACTTTCGTTTCTCGTGCTGGGGTGGATCGGCACGAGGATCTACCAGGAGATGCCGCCGCTGCCGGCGAAGGTGCTCTCGAGCGATGGCCAGGTGGTCATCGACACGGGGGAGATCCAGGCCGGACAGAATGTCTGGCAGACGCTGGGGGGGATGGAGGTCGGTTCGATCTGGGGGCACGGCAGCTATGTCGCCCCCGACTGGACCGCCGATTGGCTGCATCGCGAGGCCGTGTTCGTGCTCGATCGATGGGGGACGATGGAGTTTGGCGCCGATTATGCGCAGCTCGGCGAAGAGCAGCAGGCGCAGCTCCAGGGGAGGCTCACCGAGGAGATTCGAACCAATACCTACGATCCGGCGACGAACGCGATCACGATTTCTCCTCTGCGCGCGGAGGCCTTTCAGTCGAATCTCGAGCATTACTCCGATGTCTTCGCGAATGGCAGGTCCGAGTATGCAATTCCCCAAGGCGCCGTCACCGATCCCGCGCGCTTGCAGAAGTTGGCGGCGTACTTTTTCTGGACGGCCTGGGCGGCCACCACGAATCGGCCGGAATCTTCGATCAGCTATACCCACAATTGGCCCCACGAGCCGTTGGTGGGGAATCGCCCGACCGGCGAGACGGTCGTCTGGACCGGCGTGAGCATCATCATGCTGCTGGCTGGCATCTCGGCGATGGTCTGGTGGCACGCGGCGCGTAACCGAGAGGAGGAAGCGATGCCGCTGCCCGACGCCGATCCGTTGGGCGAATGGGTGGCGACGCCGTCGCAACGTGCCACGATCAAGTACTTCTGGGTCGTGGCGGCCTTGATCCTGGTGCAGATGCTATTGGGGGTCATCACCGCGCACTACGGCGTGGAAGGAGATGGCCTGTACGGCATCCCACTCTCGAAATGGCTCCCCTACAGCGTGACGCGCACCTGGCACGTGCAGGCCGGCTTGTTCTGGATCGCCACGGCCTGGCTGGCCGCCGGTTTGTTCATCGGGCCGCTGGTCAGCGAATTCGAGCCCAAGGGACAACGCTTCGGCGTCAATCTGCTCTTTCTCGCGCTGCTCGTCGTCGTGGTAGGATCGTTGACCGGCCAGTGGCTGAGCGTGCAGAATCATCTTTCCGATCGGGTGTCGTTTTATCTCGGGCACCAGGGATACGAATATGTCGATCTTGGCCGTGCGTGGCAGATCGCGCTGTTCGTGGGCTTGTTGCTCTGGTTGGTGCTGATGGTGCGGGTATTGCTGCCGGCATTGCGCCGGCCGGGGGAGCAAAAGCAACTGGTCACGCTGCTCGCCGTGGCGAGCGCGGCGATCGCCCTCTTCTACGGGGCGGGGCTCACCTGGGGGCAGCATTCGCATCTCTCCATCGTCGAATACTGGCGCTGGTGGGTTGTCCACCTGTGGGTAGAAGGGTTCTTCGAGGTCTTCGCCACGACCGTGATTGCCTTCTTCTTCATGCGGCTGGGGCTGATTCGTCCGGGGATCGCCGCGGCGGCCGCGCTCCTCTCGGCGACGATCTTTCTCTCTGGCGGCATCATCGGCACGTGCCATCATCTGTACTTCTCCGGCACCCCGACCGTGGCGCTTGCCTGGGGCGCGGTGTTCAGCGCCCTCGAAGTCGTGCCTCTCACGCTCGTCGGCTTCGAAGCCATGGAAGACTTGCGCCGCTCGCGCCTCACTCCCTGGGTGCAGCAATACAAGTGGCCGATCTATTTCTTTATCTCCGTCGCATTCTGGAATATGATCGGCGCGGGATTGTTCGGCTTCATGATCAATCCACCCTTCGCGCTCTACTACATGCAGGGCCTCAACACCACACCGGTACACGGTCATGCGGCGTTGTTTGGCGTCTACGGCATGCTGGGCATCGGTTTGATGCTGGTCTGCCTGCGGGCACTCCTTCCGGGCCGAGAATGGCGAGACGGACTGCTGAAGTTCGCTTTCTGGGCGCTGAATGGTGGGCTGATGGCCATGTGCGTGCTGAGCCTACTGCCCGTCGGACTGCTGCAGACCTGGGCCTCGGTCGAGCATGGCTACTGGTACGCGCGCAGTGCCGAATTCATGCAGACGCCGGTGATGCAGAATCTGCGCTGGATGCGCGTGTTGGGAGATACGGTGTTCTTCCTGGGGGCGGTAGCACTGGTCTGCTTTGTCGCCGGCTTGAAGTCGGGGCACTCGTTTCGAAAGGCGAATGCATGA
- a CDS encoding DUF542 domain-containing protein: MTASKCDLDTAVPDWVIECPGALLVFQELGIDYTCGGKSLAGACRERGLDAPFVLARLQRLLDAEAEGAGG, encoded by the coding sequence ATGACCGCCTCGAAATGCGATCTCGACACGGCGGTGCCCGATTGGGTGATCGAATGCCCGGGGGCGTTGCTCGTGTTTCAGGAGTTGGGGATCGACTATACCTGCGGGGGCAAGTCGTTGGCTGGTGCCTGCCGCGAACGGGGGCTCGACGCACCGTTCGTACTCGCGCGATTGCAACGTTTGCTCGACGCAGAAGCGGAAGGGGCAGGGGGTTAA
- a CDS encoding cupin domain-containing protein — MAIPHAQPGEVIEVRPLGASLDRAMTTTLIKTARLEVVRLVMSKGKEIAAHRAPGEITVQCLEGKVAFTAQGKTQELTAGQLLYLNAGELHAVNCLEDASILLTILLA, encoded by the coding sequence ATGGCGATTCCACATGCACAACCGGGTGAAGTGATCGAGGTGCGTCCCTTAGGGGCCTCGCTGGACAGGGCAATGACCACCACGCTGATCAAGACGGCGCGGCTCGAGGTCGTACGTTTGGTCATGAGCAAGGGCAAGGAGATTGCCGCCCATCGGGCGCCGGGGGAGATCACCGTCCAATGCCTGGAGGGGAAAGTGGCCTTCACGGCGCAGGGCAAGACGCAAGAACTTACCGCCGGACAGCTCCTTTACCTGAACGCCGGCGAACTTCACGCGGTAAACTGTCTGGAGGATGCCTCGATCTTGCTCACGATCCTGCTGGCATGA
- a CDS encoding MOSC domain-containing protein, protein MTVAVLRSIQVGLPQEYGGAGAADPLDRRWTTGFFKEAVTGPVFLGRTNLAGDGQADLVHHGGPDKAVLAYSADHYPAWRQTLAVPAFPFGAFGENFTVANLTEADVCIGDVWRVGQEVVVQVSQPRQPCWKLARRWRIKPLAHEVQQSGRTGWYFRVLEEGFVQAEMPLVLLERSHPAWTVERANHVMHTDKHDFDAAAQLGAISALSANWRATLRRRIEQHVEADSARRLIGPNEG, encoded by the coding sequence ATGACGGTTGCCGTTCTACGTTCGATTCAGGTGGGTTTGCCGCAAGAATACGGGGGCGCAGGAGCCGCTGACCCGTTGGACCGTCGCTGGACGACGGGCTTCTTCAAGGAAGCAGTGACCGGTCCCGTGTTTCTCGGTCGCACGAACCTGGCGGGAGACGGACAAGCCGACCTCGTCCATCATGGGGGACCCGACAAGGCGGTGCTGGCGTATTCGGCCGATCACTATCCAGCGTGGCGCCAGACACTTGCCGTGCCGGCTTTCCCGTTCGGAGCATTCGGCGAGAACTTTACCGTAGCGAATTTGACCGAGGCCGACGTCTGCATCGGCGATGTGTGGCGCGTGGGGCAGGAGGTTGTGGTGCAGGTGTCGCAGCCTCGCCAGCCCTGCTGGAAGTTGGCCCGTCGCTGGCGCATCAAGCCGCTGGCACATGAAGTGCAGCAGTCGGGACGGACGGGCTGGTACTTTCGCGTGCTGGAAGAAGGCTTTGTGCAGGCCGAGATGCCGCTCGTCTTGCTCGAGCGATCGCACCCGGCGTGGACCGTGGAACGAGCCAACCACGTGATGCACACGGACAAGCACGACTTCGACGCGGCAGCACAATTGGGGGCGATATCAGCCTTATCCGCCAACTGGCGGGCGACGCTTCGTCGCCGCATCGAGCAACACGTGGAAGCCGATTCCGCGCGGCGCCTGATCGGTCCCAACGAGGGCTGA
- a CDS encoding DUF488 family protein, which translates to MAKKLPEIQLIRAYDAGQQDCGYRVLVDRLWPRGLSKEELHLDEWAKEVAPSTELRQWFGHRPERWQEFRRRYRQELRERPEPIDHLVQLSKRRRVALLYGARDTEHNHAIVLCELLESKRSARKGSR; encoded by the coding sequence ATGGCGAAGAAACTTCCCGAGATTCAGTTAATTCGAGCCTACGACGCCGGCCAGCAAGACTGCGGCTATCGCGTGCTGGTCGATCGACTCTGGCCGCGTGGTCTCTCGAAAGAGGAGTTGCACCTCGACGAATGGGCCAAAGAGGTGGCCCCCAGCACCGAGCTGCGCCAATGGTTCGGCCACCGCCCCGAGCGCTGGCAGGAATTTCGCCGGCGCTACCGGCAGGAGCTGCGCGAGCGACCGGAACCGATCGATCATCTCGTGCAATTGTCGAAACGACGCCGCGTGGCGCTCCTCTACGGCGCTCGCGACACCGAGCACAACCATGCGATCGTGCTGTGCGAGCTGCTCGAGTCCAAACGTTCTGCGCGCAAAGGGTCCCGATGA
- a CDS encoding Rrf2 family transcriptional regulator: MRLTTQTDYSLRTLMYLTARSRRATIAEVAELFGISTHHVAKVANVLARLGYIRSMRGIGGGIELARSPEEIRIGEVIQAIEGNTHLLECVGTDDVCAIQSFCKLKDTLATAERLQLQYLNTVTLRDVTPTRRQLNQLEQI; the protein is encoded by the coding sequence ATGCGGTTGACCACGCAGACCGATTACTCGCTCCGCACGTTGATGTACCTCACCGCCCGCTCGAGGCGCGCCACCATCGCCGAGGTGGCCGAGCTGTTCGGCATCTCGACGCATCACGTGGCCAAGGTGGCCAATGTCCTGGCGCGGCTCGGATACATCCGCAGCATGCGTGGGATCGGGGGGGGCATCGAACTGGCACGCTCCCCCGAAGAAATTCGCATCGGCGAGGTCATTCAGGCCATCGAAGGAAACACGCATCTTCTGGAGTGCGTCGGCACGGACGACGTCTGTGCCATTCAATCCTTCTGCAAGTTGAAAGACACCCTCGCCACGGCCGAACGCCTGCAATTGCAGTACCTCAACACCGTCACGCTGCGCGACGTGACTCCCACCAGGCGGCAACTCAACCAGCTAGAACAGATTTGA